The DNA sequence TGTGGCGATGATAGTGGCTGTTACACCTAAGAAAGAAGTCATTCTTGCTAGGCAATATAAACACGGGGTCCAAGAGATAACTCATGAATTACCAGCTGGAAGGATTGGTAAGAGAAACCCCAAAGAAGCAGCTAGGGAAGAACTAGAGCAAGAGACAGGAATAAAGGCTAAAGAGCTTAGACTTATAGGAGAAGTTTTTGTTGCTCCTTCCAAAGACTCAACTCGCACCCATGGTTACTTAGTAGTCGACGCTGAAATAACAGGCGATCAGCAATTTGATGAAAATGAGAATATCGAACTAGTCCATGTTCCGGTTGCTGAACTGGATGAATGGATAAAATCGGGCAAGATAATGTCAGCCGATACAATTGCGATGTTGGCCTTGGCCCGACTCCAAGCTCCTGAAGTTTTCCGTCCTTAAAATCTTACCGGTGACTAAAAATGGCTGAAAATTTCCCCCTGAATTTGGTAAAATTGGGATATGAAAAAATTAAATCCATCCCTCTACAAAAATAAAGTCGAAAATCCCAACGAGACGGTCTATGAAGTAATTACCGCTCAAGATGGTCTTGGTTGGGGGCTGGCGATTGTGGATATCAAAGAATC is a window from the Nitrospinota bacterium genome containing:
- a CDS encoding NUDIX hydrolase — encoded protein: MSETEKPKIEKWEVLKTEDISPAPWFPLFVDKVRLPHTGKEIEYYRAELGHVAMIVAVTPKKEVILARQYKHGVQEITHELPAGRIGKRNPKEAAREELEQETGIKAKELRLIGEVFVAPSKDSTRTHGYLVVDAEITGDQQFDENENIELVHVPVAELDEWIKSGKIMSADTIAMLALARLQAPEVFRP